One window of Methanogenium organophilum genomic DNA carries:
- a CDS encoding undecaprenyl diphosphate synthase family protein — translation MKRAPEKIIQVIDWSMECGVKSLIFHIDTDCVAPLISEITRLKDLFGPVRVDVYSPEGKFVLHDGTHLPDTIIAIGMSGREEIVHSVREIAEIGIDPGDVDEKMLESHLTFQYEPDFVIKTGDSHLMDFMIWQSVYSELFFTDVNWPTFRKVDFFRALRDYQLRKRRYGK, via the coding sequence GTGAAACGTGCACCGGAGAAAATAATTCAGGTAATTGACTGGAGCATGGAATGTGGGGTCAAATCGCTGATATTTCATATAGATACGGATTGTGTTGCTCCTTTGATTTCGGAAATCACCAGACTCAAAGATCTCTTTGGGCCGGTTCGCGTTGACGTTTATTCACCTGAGGGAAAATTTGTTCTTCATGATGGCACCCACCTCCCGGATACCATTATTGCGATAGGTATGAGCGGTAGGGAAGAGATTGTACACTCCGTTCGTGAAATTGCAGAAATTGGGATTGACCCGGGTGATGTAGATGAAAAAATGCTTGAATCTCATCTGACGTTTCAATATGAACCGGATTTTGTCATTAAAACCGGAGACAGTCATCTGATGGATTTTATGATCTGGCAGTCTGTGTATTCGGAACTCTTTTTTACCGATGTAAACTGGCCTACATTTAGAAAAGTTGATTTTTTCCGGGCACTCAGGGATTATCAACTGCGAAAAAGACGTTATGGGAAGTAG
- a CDS encoding radical SAM protein: MPVLSTACKLCHEGAKMVLFITGRCNRTCWYCPISSEKKGKDTVYANDRIILSDDDILKEARSMGALGAGVTGGEPLLVPDRVKHYCSLLKKEYGNAFNIHLYTGIAPKKETLEIIKGCVDEIRFHPPEECWDHFLDTPFIDSIQTARDLGFEVTIEVPSLPGLNHLIPAVDLVDWFNINELEWSETNAEAMREKHHSLEDCYHNAVGGAEEWATEILKNPKVHWCSSSFKDSVQLRKRLIRTAENTAREFEDVTDDGTLMYGVWEHGGQPHDIEDDMWEEKDGNIETAWWILAENPQKYSGKKYIIERYPGEGIIVEVIPL, encoded by the coding sequence ATGCCGGTGCTTAGTACAGCCTGTAAACTCTGCCATGAAGGCGCAAAAATGGTACTGTTTATCACCGGACGGTGTAACAGGACATGTTGGTACTGCCCGATTTCATCTGAAAAGAAAGGGAAAGATACGGTCTATGCAAATGATCGTATCATACTCTCTGACGATGATATCCTCAAAGAGGCACGTTCAATGGGTGCACTGGGTGCCGGGGTAACGGGCGGAGAACCCCTTCTGGTTCCCGACCGGGTAAAGCATTACTGCAGTCTTCTGAAAAAAGAATATGGGAATGCATTCAATATTCACCTATATACCGGAATTGCTCCCAAAAAAGAGACTCTTGAAATTATCAAAGGCTGTGTGGACGAAATACGGTTTCACCCACCCGAAGAGTGCTGGGACCATTTTCTGGATACCCCCTTTATTGACTCAATTCAAACGGCCAGGGATCTCGGATTTGAAGTAACAATAGAAGTGCCGTCATTACCGGGACTCAATCACCTCATCCCCGCTGTTGACCTTGTAGACTGGTTCAATATTAATGAGCTGGAATGGAGCGAAACAAATGCAGAGGCGATGAGAGAGAAGCACCACTCACTTGAAGACTGTTACCACAATGCCGTCGGAGGTGCAGAGGAGTGGGCAACAGAGATTCTCAAAAATCCCAAAGTTCACTGGTGTTCTTCCAGCTTCAAGGATTCAGTACAACTCAGAAAACGGCTAATCCGTACCGCGGAAAACACTGCACGTGAATTTGAGGATGTCACCGATGACGGGACACTGATGTATGGCGTCTGGGAACATGGCGGACAGCCCCATGATATTGAAGATGATATGTGGGAGGAAAAGGACGGGAATATTGAAACTGCATGGTGGATTCTTGCAGAAAATCCCCAGAAGTATTCTGGTAAAAAGTACATTATCGAGCGATATCCCGGCGAAGGGATTATTGTAGAGGTGATTCCGCTTTGA
- the lysS gene encoding lysine--tRNA ligase translates to MQQQEGATQERIHWADVCAAQVDQNKPHYIATGITPSGPIHIGNMREVMTGDLVYKSMVERGLTAELIYIADDFDPLRKVYPFLPESYADYIGMPLCDIPCPCGKHANYAEHFLEPFLQALEEMDVHPTIVRSSELYRSGRYTDEITTVLARSDDIKEILERVSRRTLPDSWVPYYPICSKCGQIVNAEILSHDPETTSVAYRCPCGNEGVSDYSKGEGKLVWRVDWPMRWYNLGITVEPFGKDHAAAGGSYDTGKEIVEKIFGGSAPFPVQYEWISLKGKGAMASSTGVAISINEMLSIVPPDVLRYMIVRTRPERAINFDPGMGLLSLIDEYARLAETHDSREYELSTISSVATDIPFRHLVTVVQIAQDNDTIFDILARSGYNVDNKEAVLARAERARIWTRKYAPDMVKFTVQTDLPPEAFALTEDDRYALGALLSHYVAMDEWKAETIHNAVYTVAEDTGVNAKKIFTALYLAILGKERGPRLGWFLEALGEEFVTQRITDAVNAGA, encoded by the coding sequence ATGCAGCAACAGGAAGGAGCAACCCAGGAACGGATTCACTGGGCAGATGTCTGTGCAGCTCAGGTCGATCAGAATAAACCACACTATATTGCCACTGGGATCACCCCATCGGGACCAATCCACATCGGTAATATGCGGGAGGTTATGACCGGAGATCTGGTATACAAATCAATGGTTGAGCGGGGTCTAACAGCAGAGCTCATCTACATTGCGGATGATTTTGATCCATTGCGAAAAGTGTATCCATTTCTCCCGGAGTCATATGCTGACTATATTGGAATGCCTTTGTGTGACATCCCCTGTCCGTGTGGGAAACATGCAAATTATGCTGAGCATTTTCTGGAGCCATTTCTCCAGGCTCTTGAAGAGATGGATGTACACCCAACCATCGTACGATCCAGTGAACTGTACCGCTCAGGCAGATATACCGATGAAATTACAACGGTCCTTGCCCGTTCAGATGACATAAAAGAGATTCTTGAACGAGTGTCACGAAGAACACTTCCCGATTCATGGGTACCGTATTATCCTATCTGCAGCAAATGTGGCCAGATTGTGAATGCAGAGATCCTCTCCCACGACCCGGAGACAACATCGGTTGCATACCGGTGTCCCTGTGGAAACGAGGGAGTCTCCGACTATTCAAAGGGAGAAGGGAAACTGGTCTGGCGTGTAGACTGGCCAATGCGCTGGTACAACCTTGGCATCACCGTAGAACCATTCGGTAAAGATCATGCTGCAGCCGGTGGTTCATACGATACCGGCAAAGAAATTGTTGAAAAAATATTTGGGGGAAGTGCACCGTTCCCGGTCCAGTATGAATGGATCAGCCTTAAGGGAAAAGGAGCAATGGCTTCTTCAACGGGTGTCGCGATCTCCATCAACGAGATGCTCTCCATTGTCCCACCGGACGTGCTCCGCTATATGATTGTCCGTACACGACCAGAGCGGGCAATTAACTTTGATCCCGGAATGGGCCTCCTTTCGCTTATCGATGAATATGCCCGTCTTGCAGAAACGCATGACAGTCGCGAATATGAACTCTCCACGATATCCTCAGTCGCAACCGATATCCCATTCCGCCATCTGGTAACGGTTGTTCAGATCGCACAGGACAATGATACTATCTTTGACATCCTTGCCCGGAGCGGATATAATGTGGATAACAAAGAGGCAGTGCTTGCGCGTGCCGAACGCGCACGGATATGGACCCGGAAATATGCACCAGACATGGTTAAATTCACCGTCCAGACTGACCTGCCCCCCGAAGCATTCGCATTAACAGAAGATGACAGATATGCTCTCGGTGCTCTCCTTTCACATTATGTTGCGATGGACGAATGGAAGGCGGAAACAATCCACAATGCTGTGTATACTGTTGCAGAGGACACAGGAGTGAATGCAAAGAAAATATTTACGGCACTCTATCTTGCAATTCTTGGAAAGGAACGCGGACCCCGACTGGGATGGTTCCTTGAAGCACTTGGAGAAGAATTTGTTACCCAGAGAATTACTGATGCGGTGAATGCCGGTGCTTAG
- the uppS gene encoding polyprenyl diphosphate synthase, producing the protein MNEITNIPNHIAIIQDGNRRYAKIQGQNTSYGHRKGAQTSDEVLEWAQEIGIRNITLYSFSTENFNRPDTELNELFSLFIEKFKSIKTDTRVHSNEIRLQVVGDRSLIPEDMLKTIEEAEEATKDYAQFHLNIALAYGGRNEIVRAVKEILQDLRQNKITPDMITTDLLDNKIRGDLHLPPVDLIIRTGNEKRTSNFLPWFANGYKSAVYFCAPYWPLFRKIDLLRGIRVYDERVKSGYFP; encoded by the coding sequence ATGAATGAGATCACAAATATTCCAAATCATATTGCAATCATTCAGGATGGAAACAGACGGTATGCAAAGATTCAGGGACAAAATACTTCATACGGGCACAGAAAAGGGGCACAGACATCTGACGAGGTCCTGGAATGGGCTCAGGAAATAGGAATCCGCAATATCACCCTCTATTCATTTTCTACTGAAAATTTCAACAGGCCCGATACTGAACTGAATGAACTGTTCTCTCTTTTTATTGAAAAATTCAAATCCATAAAAACGGATACGCGCGTTCATTCCAATGAAATCCGTCTTCAGGTGGTTGGCGATCGCAGTCTCATTCCAGAAGATATGCTCAAAACAATTGAAGAGGCGGAAGAAGCAACCAAAGATTATGCGCAGTTCCATCTGAATATCGCTCTCGCGTACGGTGGCAGGAATGAAATCGTTCGCGCAGTAAAAGAAATTCTTCAGGACCTCAGACAAAACAAAATCACACCCGATATGATCACAACGGATCTTCTGGATAATAAAATACGGGGAGATCTTCACCTCCCGCCGGTTGATCTAATAATCCGTACCGGAAACGAAAAAAGGACATCAAATTTTCTCCCGTGGTTTGCAAACGGATACAAATCGGCAGTCTACTTCTGTGCCCCATACTGGCCACTCTTCAGAAAAATAGACCTTTTGAGAGGGATTCGCGTATATGACGAACGGGTTAAGAGTGGCTACTTCCCATAA